A window of Rufibacter sp. LB8 contains these coding sequences:
- a CDS encoding porin family protein — translation MKKLFILAAAVVASYTAQAQSTFGLKGGLNYSNLSGDLKEESRFNNKIGFNAGIYFNAPIVPGFFSIQPEVLYSNKGYKYDDKVTNTIQTPIGTAGDEYRYEGTANFNYIDVPVLAKIQAGGLFFEAGPQVSYLVGVNDKTKTYRNGELVDRNISEKSKEGYSDFEVGYAAGIGYATKGGISLGLRYNGAFTDLAEDSPARGDFKDARHSLFQLSLGFPISR, via the coding sequence ATGAAAAAGTTATTCATTTTAGCAGCAGCCGTAGTGGCCTCATATACCGCGCAGGCGCAATCTACCTTCGGTCTTAAAGGTGGTCTTAACTACTCCAACCTTTCCGGCGATTTAAAGGAAGAGTCACGGTTCAACAACAAAATTGGTTTTAACGCCGGTATCTATTTCAACGCGCCCATTGTTCCCGGCTTTTTCTCCATTCAGCCCGAGGTGCTCTACTCCAACAAAGGCTACAAGTACGATGACAAAGTAACCAACACCATTCAAACCCCCATTGGCACCGCCGGCGATGAATACCGCTACGAAGGCACCGCCAACTTCAACTACATAGATGTGCCGGTGCTGGCCAAAATTCAGGCAGGCGGCTTGTTCTTTGAAGCCGGTCCGCAGGTGTCCTACCTGGTGGGCGTGAATGACAAAACCAAAACGTACCGCAACGGCGAACTGGTGGACCGCAACATCAGTGAGAAAAGCAAAGAAGGCTATTCTGATTTTGAGGTAGGCTACGCCGCCGGCATTGGTTACGCCACCAAAGGCGGGATTAGCTTAGGCTTGCGCTACAACGGCGCGTTCACAGACCTGGCCGAGGATTCGCCTGCCCGCGGTGATTTCAAAGACGCCCGTCATTCTTTGTTTCAACTGTCACTGGGTTTCCCCATCAGCAGATAA